GAGTAAAAGGGTCTAAAGGGTATTTCAAGTGCCAGGGATGCCTCGCCAAATTCATTGGCGTTCAGTCCGCTTAACCAGAGCCGCCACGCAAGAATAATCAGCATCCCTATGGCGACAAGTCTGACAAACACCTCAGTCCAGCTGGCAATGCGTGGCCCCATCATACCGGTAAACAGCTCTATGGAAACCTGCCCACCTGTCCGGGCACTGTAGGCCACGGACAGGGCGACAATGGCCAGCATAATCAGCTTTGAGACATCTCTGGCACCAAAGATGGGTGAACTGAAAAAATACCGCAGGGTGACATCTATCACGGTTATTCCCATCAGGGTCACAATCATAAGACCGCCACCCCAAAGTGCAACAAACCTGACCATACGATCAACAAAATCAAGCACATGGTACGGCTGCTTGTCCTGGCCCGGCATGTGGATCTCTTGTTTGCCCAAATCCGCCATTAAATACCTTACCTGGTGAGGGCTTCAAATATTTCCCTGGCATTGATGCCCTTTTTTTCAAACGTATCCAATTCTTCGTTTATTGCAGGACGGGCCGCATTGGTAAAACCAGCCCTTTGCGATGCAGTGATTTTAATGTACTCTATATTCGGATCGGATTTTGCTTTTTCAAGGCCTTTAATATCCAGACTTCCCCATATTATGCTAGCCTTTATGCTGA
The Thermodesulfobacteriota bacterium DNA segment above includes these coding regions:
- a CDS encoding TRAP transporter small permease, with protein sequence MADLGKQEIHMPGQDKQPYHVLDFVDRMVRFVALWGGGLMIVTLMGITVIDVTLRYFFSSPIFGARDVSKLIMLAIVALSVAYSARTGGQVSIELFTGMMGPRIASWTEVFVRLVAIGMLIILAWRLWLSGLNANEFGEASLALEIPFRPFYSILSLGMLLYAVVLIAEIPLFLHGRTTDITPHSP